In the genome of Methylococcus sp. EFPC2, the window ACTGGTCGTTCGCCTGCGCGAGGCGGTCGACATCCGCATGGTGGCGGACGTGCCGCTGGGCGCATTTCTGTCCGGCGGGGTGGATTCGAGCGCCGTGGTCGCCATGATGGCCGGCTTATCCAAGGACCCTGTCAATACCTGCTCGATTTCGTTCGGCGATCCGGCTTTCAACGAAAGCAAGCACGCCCAGACGGTGGCCGAGTCCTATCACACCCGGCACCGGGTCGAGCAGGTAGATCCGGAAGATTTTTCCTTGATCGACCGATTGGCAGGCTTGTACGACGAGCCTTATGCCGACAGTTCGGCCCTGCCGACCTATCGGGTGTGCGAACTGGCACGCAAGGACGTCACGGTCGCCTTGTCGGGCGACGGCGGAGACGAAAACCTCGCCGGTTATCGCCGCTATCGCTGGCATACCTATGAGGAAAGGCTGCGTGGCCTGCTGCCATCCGGCTTGCGGCGTCCGCTGTTCGGCTGGCTGGGCCGCGTGTATCCCAAGGCCGATTGGGCGCCCAAGATATTTCGCGCCAAATCGACCTTCGAGGCGCTTGCCCGGGACACGGTGGAAGGTTATTTCCATGGCGTTTCGGTGATGCACGATCAATTGCGCGCGCAGGTATTCACGCCGCGCTTCCGCAGTGAACTGCAGGGCTATACCGCGGTCGAGGTGCTGCGGGGGCACGCAGAGCGTTCTCCGACCCAGCATCCTCTGTCTCTGGTACAGTACCTCGACATGAAGACCTATCTGCCGGGCGACATCCTCACCAAGGTCGACCGCGCCAGCATGGCGCATGCCCTGGAAGTCCGCGTACCGCTTCTGGACCATGAACTGGTGGAGTGGATCTCCTCCCTACCGCCCGAGTTTAAGCTCAAGGGCAAGGAAGGTAAGTACCTGTTCAAGAAATCCATGGAGCCGTTTTTGCCGGACGATATCCTGTATCGTCCCAAGATGGGGTTCGCCGTTCCCCTGGCGGGCTGGTTCCGCGGGCCTTTGAAGCAAACCCTGCGTGATGCGGTGCTGAACCCGGTGATGGCGGATTCCGGTTATTTCGACATGGATTTTCTCAAGACCATGGTCGATCAACACCAAGCGGGAACACGCGACTATAGCGCCAGCCTGTGGTCCCTGCTGATGTACGATTCCTTCCTGAGACTGAATGCCTGACCCCGTCATGCGCGTACTCCACATTCTGGATCACTCCATTCCGCTGCACAGCGGCTATACCTTCCGCACGCGCGCCATCCTCGAACAGCAGCGCGCTTTGGGCTGGGAGACGTTCCACGTCACTTCCGCCAAGCACAAAGGTTCCGGTGCTTTGGTGGAAGATGTCGACGGTTTTCGCTTCTACCGTTCCCGGCAACCGAGCGGCTGGCTGTCGAAACTGCCCGTCCTGAACCAGTTCGCGATCGTCGACAGCCTGGCCACGCGGATCGACGAAGTCGTGGAAGAAGTGCGCCCGGACATTCTGCATGCCCACTCTCCGGCCCTCAATGGCCTTGCGGCCCTGCGGGTGGCTCAATGGCACGGTTTGCCCGTGGTCTACGAGTGTCGCGCATTCTGGGAGGACGCCGCCGTCGACCATGGAACCAGCCGCGAGGGCGGCCTGCGTTATCGCGCGACTCGTGCCTTGGAAACCCATATTTTCCGCAAGGCTCAGGCCGTGACGGTCATCTGCGAGGGCCTGCGGACCGACATCATCGCCCGCGGTATACCGGCCGATAAAGTCACGGTGATTCCCAACGCCGTGGACGTACAAAAGTTCCGCTACGGAACCGAGGCGGATCCCGTCTTGCGCGCCGACCTGGGCCTGGCCGGGAAAGTGGTGTTGGGCTTCATAGGCTCCTTTTATGCCTACGAGGGCTTGCCGCTATTACTGCAAGCCTTGCCGAGGATTGCGGCAACACGGCCGGACGTCCGATTGTTGCTGGTCGGCGGCGGGCCTCAGGAAGCGGCGCTACGTGCCTTGACCCAACAATTGGGGCTGGGCGACCGCGTCCTGTTTTCGGGTCGCGTATCGCACGACCTGGTGCAGAAATATTACGATCAGGTCGACGTTTTGGTATATCCCCGCTATTCCATGCGCCTCACCGATCTGGTGACGCCATTGAAGCCCTTGGAGGCCATGGCTCAAGGGCGCTTGGTGGTGGCATCGGATGTCGGCGGACACAAGGAGCTGATCGAAAATGACCGGACCGGCCTGCTGTTCAGGGCGGGCGACGCCGACGACCTCGCCGGAAAGGTGCTCGAGCTGCTGGGCCGGCCGGATCGCTGGCCGGCGATCCGCCAGGCCGGACGCAGCTATGTGGAAAACGAGCGGAGCTGGGCGCTCAGCGTGGCTCGTTACGCCGAGGTCTATCGCGCGGCGTGTTCGGGCCGCCGATGATATAAAGGTCGCCTTGGCGCGTCTTGACGGCCCGCTTCGAAACGCCTCGTCGGCTCATACAAAGGAATCGCTCCACCTTGCGGATTTTCCTCAAACACCTCCCCATCGCCTTCCATACGGCGGCCATGGTGACCCCGCGCTTCGGCGCCGCCTGCCCGGCCTCCAACCGGCGCCTGGCTCTCGCGCTCAGCACGTCCCCCGATGCTTAAAGACACCGATTTGAGTCGACACACGCCCATGATGCGGCAGTATCTGGGCCTGAAGGCGGAGCATCCCGACCGCCTGCTGTTTTACCGCATGGGCGATTTCTACGAACTGTTCTTTGACGACGCCCGCAAGATCGTCGGTTTGCTGGATCTGACCCTGACCCACCGGGGAGAATCGGCGGGCGTGCGCATCCCCATGGCCGGCATTCCTTACCATGCGGCCGAAACTTACCTGGCCCGTTTGCTCAAGCTGGGCGAGTCGGTTGCGATTTGCGAGCAGATCGGCGATCCGGCCACATCCAAGGGACCGGTCGAGCGCAAGGTCGTGCGCATCGTCACTCCGGGCACGGTCACCGACGAAGCCCTGCTCGAAGAGCGGCGCGACAATCTGCTGCTGGCCGTCGCACCGGCGTCGGGCCGGTTCGGCCTGGCTTATCTGGATCTGGCCGGCGGCCGCTTCCTGTTGCAGGAGCCGGAAACGGCCGAGCATTTGCTGGGCGAGCTGGAGCGACTCAATCCGGCCGAGATCCTGGTCAGCGAAGAATGGCCGCTGCCGGCCACCTTGGCCAGCCGTCGAGGCTTGACGCGCCGCCCACCCTGGCATTTCGACCCGGTGACCGCGCGCAACCTGCTGCTGCGCCAGTTCCAGACCCGCGACCTGGACGGCTTCGGCTGCGAGCGGGCCGAAGCCGCCATCGCCGCGGCAGGCTGTCTGCTGCAGTACGTGCAGGAAACGCAAAAAAGCGCGCTGCCCCACCTGCGCAGCTTGCGCCTGGAAACCGGCGCCGAAGGCATCATTCTCGACGCGGCCAGCCGGCGCAACCTGGAGCTCGACTATCACCCCAGCGGGCGACTCGAATTTACCCTGTTTGGTGTGTTGGACCGCACGGCCACCGCCATGGGCAGCCGCTTGTTGCGCCGCTGGCTGCACGGTCCGCTGCGCGACCGCACGGTTCTGCAAGGCCGCTACCAGGCGATCGATGCCTTAAGCCAAGCGGCTCAGCCCGTGCACGAGCAATTGC includes:
- a CDS encoding XrtA/PEP-CTERM system amidotransferase: MCGIAGIFDLNGRREIDRELLGRMNEVQHHRGPDEGGLHTEPGLGLAHRRLSIIDLSSGQQPLLNRDGSVVVTYNGEIFNFKAIRRELEARGYRFRTHCDTEVIVYAWEVWGEACVEKFRGMFAFAVWDRNRETLFLARDRLGVKPLYYAQLADGFFIFGSELKVLQQHPGLPRRVDPRAVEDYFAYGYVPDPKTIYRDVYKLPPGFRLSLRRGRSGFAPEPYWDVPFRVDTTIDEETAKDELVVRLREAVDIRMVADVPLGAFLSGGVDSSAVVAMMAGLSKDPVNTCSISFGDPAFNESKHAQTVAESYHTRHRVEQVDPEDFSLIDRLAGLYDEPYADSSALPTYRVCELARKDVTVALSGDGGDENLAGYRRYRWHTYEERLRGLLPSGLRRPLFGWLGRVYPKADWAPKIFRAKSTFEALARDTVEGYFHGVSVMHDQLRAQVFTPRFRSELQGYTAVEVLRGHAERSPTQHPLSLVQYLDMKTYLPGDILTKVDRASMAHALEVRVPLLDHELVEWISSLPPEFKLKGKEGKYLFKKSMEPFLPDDILYRPKMGFAVPLAGWFRGPLKQTLRDAVLNPVMADSGYFDMDFLKTMVDQHQAGTRDYSASLWSLLMYDSFLRLNA
- a CDS encoding TIGR04063 family PEP-CTERM/XrtA system glycosyltransferase; amino-acid sequence: MPDPVMRVLHILDHSIPLHSGYTFRTRAILEQQRALGWETFHVTSAKHKGSGALVEDVDGFRFYRSRQPSGWLSKLPVLNQFAIVDSLATRIDEVVEEVRPDILHAHSPALNGLAALRVAQWHGLPVVYECRAFWEDAAVDHGTSREGGLRYRATRALETHIFRKAQAVTVICEGLRTDIIARGIPADKVTVIPNAVDVQKFRYGTEADPVLRADLGLAGKVVLGFIGSFYAYEGLPLLLQALPRIAATRPDVRLLLVGGGPQEAALRALTQQLGLGDRVLFSGRVSHDLVQKYYDQVDVLVYPRYSMRLTDLVTPLKPLEAMAQGRLVVASDVGGHKELIENDRTGLLFRAGDADDLAGKVLELLGRPDRWPAIRQAGRSYVENERSWALSVARYAEVYRAACSGRR